The stretch of DNA AATTGCAATACCTCTTCAATTTTATCTTTTAATTCCTGTTTACGAATGTTTGAAAGTTCACCAGCAAACTGCAAAAATTGTACTGGTGTCATCCAGTTAAAAAAGGAAGGGTGTTGTGGAAGGAACCCAATTTTTAGACGATAATCTTTACCCTGTAATTCTGTGAATTGGATGGATCCACTAGTGGAACTTAGTAATCCGGCTAACATTTGTAATGTTGTCGTTTTGCCTGCTCCATTTGGACCAAGGAGGGCAATGCAATTTCCTTTTTCAATCGTAAACGATACTTTTTTTACCGCGGTATGTGCATTAAAGTCTTTTTGTAAGTCTTTTACTTGTACAAGCATCCTTTTTTCTCCTTAATTATTCTTTTTGCCAATAACAAAATAAAGAATCGGACCTAAGATGTTGATAAAAATAATAACTAGTACCCATAACCATTTTGGCCCGTTCGTTTCGTCTTGACGTAAGCAACTAATTAGTGCAAAAACCATTAAAATAAGCTGTAGTACGAATATAGGAGCAATAATAGCCCAGTTGATTTGCATTAACTCTTCCATTTAGATGCACCCTTTCTTTGTTGTTTATTTTGTGGTCTTATAACAAAAAACCAATATAAAATAGATGGAAGTGGAAACTGTATTAATCCCCATAAACCCCAAAACCATGCATAACTATTTCGCTTTTTTGCATCAATGAAAAGAAAAATACTTTGAATGAATAAAATGGGCGATAAGAGAATTAGGATAATTATTTTTTCTTCTGTCATCGCCATGCCTTCCTTTCCTCACGACGTAAAAGAA from Sutcliffiella cohnii encodes:
- a CDS encoding transcriptional regulator; the protein is MTEEKIIILILLSPILFIQSIFLFIDAKKRNSYAWFWGLWGLIQFPLPSILYWFFVIRPQNKQQRKGASKWKS
- a CDS encoding PLD nuclease N-terminal domain-containing protein, encoding MEELMQINWAIIAPIFVLQLILMVFALISCLRQDETNGPKWLWVLVIIFINILGPILYFVIGKKNN